A genomic stretch from Dyella sp. M7H15-1 includes:
- a CDS encoding two component system response regulator, protein MSLATGAVLRVLIVEDHSLLIDGLRHLLRRQPRYEVVGAVSSGLDVYKACQDLSPDIVLLDLGLPGMDGIDVIRQLRKRWTQLRIVVVTAAAEEWRGQEAREAGAMAYVLKQSPQQVLLAALQHAALGKPYIDPALRLNSLEPSSSPANNEVPLTLRERQVLKLVAEGHSNRDVAELLSISLKTVETHRLNLMRKLDAHKATELTHWARRLGLI, encoded by the coding sequence ATGAGCCTTGCTACTGGTGCTGTGTTGCGTGTACTGATCGTGGAAGACCATTCCCTGCTGATCGATGGTCTGCGCCATCTGCTAAGACGGCAACCCCGCTACGAAGTGGTCGGTGCCGTATCCAGCGGGCTAGACGTTTATAAGGCTTGCCAGGACCTGTCGCCGGATATAGTGCTGCTCGACCTGGGGTTGCCAGGCATGGATGGCATCGATGTGATCCGTCAGTTGCGAAAACGGTGGACCCAATTGCGCATTGTGGTTGTCACGGCCGCAGCAGAAGAGTGGCGTGGTCAGGAGGCGCGGGAGGCCGGCGCCATGGCCTATGTGCTCAAACAGAGTCCGCAACAGGTATTGCTGGCCGCACTGCAGCACGCGGCACTTGGCAAGCCATATATCGATCCTGCCCTGCGGCTGAATTCGCTGGAGCCGTCATCGAGCCCCGCGAACAACGAGGTGCCATTGACGTTGCGGGAGCGTCAGGTGCTCAAGCTGGTGGCGGAGGGCCACAGCAATCGCGATGTTGCCGAGTTGCTGTCGATCAGCCTGAAGACGGTGGAAACACACCGCCTCAACTTGATGCGCAAACTGGATGCACACAAAGCCACCGAGCTCACCCATTGGGCTCGCAGGCTGGGGCTGATCTAG
- a CDS encoding two component system sensor kinase has translation MTPLPLRHSLSFRLSVVLSAATFLAWLATTIFTFCIVYRDTRDALVQRLQLQAQSLEGTQSHNLRKAAHDVNTLLRHWQASQQTPIKEGRHYLTSEFIPTPGAAPVAPEQLARAVAVAEAYGISGIGNIVNSFVLLNSGTALHHTLGNDKNLQFEVASIQQLNSIPSVNGLKWGRPRFSHNGQWQLTVGAVDSHTDATIGMTVALPSFVYPLGASQQAQLFWLDGHGQPLTPLSPLVSPDMLARIPDCITPFSERIGNVRFFCNVVNPIGWRLVEVYPAERITNQAQLMLKKRVPLALLAFVILVGLFYFVLRYSLGRTLKTFVRVIGPHQKLARLPEHRPDELGQIALAYNHLLDVVQAHYTELEAKVAERTIALDAAKRQAEQASSSKSEQITSISHEIRTPLNGLVGALVLLRKTPCDDNQSDLIDTAVKCSGHLLEIINNLLDFSRIESGQMVVSQNLFDPLDIIDQAMLTVQAPALNKHLQLTTLVTTEFPSMLHTDGLRLRQILINLLGNAVKFSPSGKVKLYAWSDDKHLYFDVTDTGPGVAPEDEHKVFAAFSQLDTYVPGSGLGLPIARSLAQLLGGDLRLLRSEIGAHFQLELPTGGATQPANQVPGTAIAAPLRLHNQLKAWGYVPYDGENATLASPELAYLPARLRMRLDPHQTAQSASSDTLPMSAWSLQVLIVDDIDTNRNIIGRMLQQQGHRTFEAVDGETALALGRTHIFDLVLMDIRMPGLSGSETTARWRSEDNGMLDPDCPIIALTANSQPAERERLMTEGFNEYLTKPVMPATLAQAIEYAADLQLMRGVELMPNTGAEQPMLGNDQALMTRVRALLLDYHTRIDIALMRGECETSLEWLHAFKGIAGQAGLDFLYETAAHCEQRLQAGDLSAREEWTSVRVLIKATALSSETTGIS, from the coding sequence ATGACACCGTTACCCTTAAGGCACTCCCTGTCGTTCCGGCTTAGCGTGGTGCTCAGTGCGGCGACCTTTCTGGCCTGGCTGGCGACAACAATCTTTACTTTTTGCATTGTGTACCGCGATACACGCGACGCGCTGGTTCAACGACTCCAGCTCCAAGCGCAGAGCTTGGAGGGAACCCAAAGCCACAATCTGCGAAAAGCCGCCCATGACGTGAATACGCTGCTGCGTCACTGGCAAGCCAGCCAACAGACTCCGATAAAGGAAGGCCGGCACTATCTCACATCCGAATTCATACCTACGCCCGGCGCCGCACCTGTCGCGCCCGAACAACTTGCGCGTGCCGTGGCCGTGGCCGAAGCATACGGCATCAGCGGCATCGGCAACATTGTCAATAGCTTCGTCCTGCTGAACTCGGGCACCGCGTTGCACCACACGTTAGGCAACGACAAGAATCTGCAATTTGAAGTCGCATCCATTCAGCAACTGAATTCGATTCCATCAGTGAATGGATTGAAGTGGGGACGCCCCAGGTTTAGCCACAACGGCCAATGGCAACTGACGGTGGGTGCCGTCGATTCGCACACCGACGCGACCATCGGCATGACAGTGGCGTTGCCCTCGTTCGTTTACCCGCTTGGCGCATCTCAACAGGCGCAGCTATTCTGGCTCGACGGACACGGCCAGCCGCTTACCCCACTTTCGCCATTGGTCAGCCCTGACATGCTGGCTCGCATACCCGACTGCATCACACCCTTCTCGGAACGCATTGGCAACGTGCGTTTCTTTTGCAATGTCGTCAACCCTATAGGCTGGCGATTGGTAGAGGTTTATCCCGCCGAGCGCATCACCAATCAGGCACAGCTGATGCTGAAAAAGCGCGTACCACTGGCCCTGCTTGCTTTCGTGATCTTGGTCGGCTTGTTCTATTTCGTACTCCGATACAGCCTAGGACGCACGCTGAAAACATTCGTGCGTGTCATTGGTCCTCACCAGAAACTGGCGCGTCTGCCAGAACACCGGCCCGACGAATTGGGGCAGATCGCCCTTGCTTACAATCATCTGCTCGATGTCGTGCAAGCCCATTACACTGAACTGGAAGCGAAGGTGGCTGAGCGCACCATCGCACTCGACGCTGCTAAGCGCCAAGCCGAACAAGCCAGTTCCAGCAAGAGCGAACAGATCACCAGCATCAGTCATGAAATACGCACGCCACTGAACGGCCTGGTCGGGGCGCTAGTGTTATTGCGCAAGACGCCTTGTGATGACAACCAGTCCGATCTGATCGACACGGCGGTGAAATGTTCGGGCCACCTGCTGGAGATCATCAACAATCTGCTTGACTTTTCGCGCATCGAATCGGGGCAGATGGTGGTGTCTCAAAACCTGTTCGACCCGCTGGACATCATCGACCAGGCCATGCTCACCGTGCAGGCGCCCGCTCTGAACAAGCATCTTCAGTTGACCACGCTGGTCACGACCGAATTCCCCTCGATGCTGCATACCGATGGCCTGCGGTTGCGCCAAATTCTGATCAACCTGCTCGGCAACGCGGTCAAATTCTCTCCCTCCGGCAAAGTCAAGCTGTACGCGTGGAGCGATGACAAACATCTCTATTTTGATGTCACCGACACCGGCCCTGGCGTTGCACCCGAGGACGAACACAAGGTATTCGCAGCCTTCAGCCAGCTCGACACTTACGTTCCCGGCAGCGGCCTGGGGTTGCCCATTGCCCGCAGCCTGGCACAACTACTGGGTGGCGATCTGCGCTTGCTGCGCAGCGAAATCGGGGCGCATTTTCAATTGGAATTGCCTACCGGCGGTGCGACACAACCTGCCAACCAGGTGCCCGGCACGGCCATAGCTGCGCCTTTGCGCCTGCACAATCAATTGAAAGCGTGGGGCTATGTACCATACGACGGCGAGAATGCCACGCTGGCTTCGCCCGAACTGGCTTACTTGCCGGCGCGATTGCGCATGCGGCTCGATCCTCACCAAACCGCTCAGAGTGCCTCGTCCGATACACTGCCGATGTCCGCCTGGTCATTGCAAGTGCTGATCGTGGACGACATCGACACCAACCGCAACATCATCGGCCGTATGCTGCAACAACAAGGCCATCGCACGTTCGAAGCCGTCGACGGCGAAACTGCCCTGGCACTGGGGCGCACGCACATATTCGACCTGGTGCTGATGGACATACGTATGCCCGGCCTGAGCGGTAGCGAAACCACCGCCCGCTGGCGCTCTGAGGACAATGGCATGCTCGACCCTGACTGTCCGATCATCGCCTTGACCGCCAATTCGCAGCCTGCGGAACGCGAACGCCTGATGACCGAGGGATTCAACGAATATCTCACCAAACCGGTCATGCCAGCGACCCTAGCACAGGCGATCGAATACGCCGCCGACCTGCAATTGATGCGCGGCGTGGAACTGATGCCCAATACCGGTGCGGAACAACCGATGCTTGGCAACGATCAAGCACTGATGACGCGCGTACGTGCATTACTGCTCGATTACCACACGCGTATCGACATCGCCTTGATGCGGGGCGAATGCGAAACCAGCCTGGAATGGTTGCACGCCTTCAAAGGCATTGCCGGGCAAGCGGGCCTGGACTTCCTGTACGAAACCGCTGCACATTGTGAACAACGGTTGCAGGCCGGTGATCTGTCCGCCAGGGAGGAATGGACGTCCGTGCGAGTGCTCATCAAAGCCACCGCACTGTCATCCGAAACGACTGGGATATCGTAA
- a CDS encoding lytic transglycosylase domain-containing protein: protein MLKLRTIVRHAMLATSVALGILLVPLAHADGLVWYRVADPSTAAQPTPAAPQPALQPASLPTPPAAAAAALQSPSQAPAPTAPFSAGSHRYAPLIADIAKQYNIDPMLMHAVIHVESAYNERALSSKGAVGLMQLMPATAQRFGKTELYQPRENLEAGAAYLQALQQRFGGQLNLVLAGYNAGENAVLRNGNTVPPYPETQAYVQRVLAYYTRLKGGGVGQEWSVPKTMTATARTASASTSRWNDLGKLAQLLMSSGADSAQTNVNDTSNLQ from the coding sequence ATGCTGAAGCTTAGGACCATCGTTCGCCATGCGATGCTGGCTACATCGGTCGCGCTGGGCATACTCCTCGTACCATTGGCCCATGCTGACGGCCTGGTCTGGTATCGCGTGGCGGACCCGTCCACGGCTGCTCAGCCGACCCCCGCGGCGCCTCAGCCAGCGCTTCAGCCAGCATCCCTGCCGACACCGCCCGCAGCTGCCGCGGCAGCGCTACAATCACCATCGCAGGCGCCTGCTCCAACGGCCCCCTTCAGCGCCGGCTCCCATCGCTATGCACCGCTCATTGCTGATATCGCCAAACAGTACAACATTGACCCCATGCTGATGCACGCCGTCATCCATGTCGAGTCTGCGTACAACGAGCGCGCCCTGTCGAGCAAGGGCGCCGTGGGGTTGATGCAGCTGATGCCTGCCACGGCGCAACGCTTCGGTAAAACGGAGCTCTATCAGCCACGCGAAAATCTCGAAGCCGGCGCTGCGTATCTGCAAGCACTGCAGCAACGCTTCGGGGGGCAGCTCAATCTGGTGCTCGCTGGTTACAATGCGGGTGAAAATGCCGTGCTGCGTAACGGCAATACCGTACCACCGTATCCGGAAACGCAGGCCTATGTGCAGCGAGTGCTCGCTTATTACACCCGGCTGAAAGGTGGCGGCGTTGGTCAGGAATGGTCCGTGCCGAAAACCATGACAGCCACTGCGCGAACAGCGTCGGCCAGCACTTCCCGCTGGAATGACCTAGGCAAACTGGCGCAATTGCTGATGAGCAGTGGAGCCGATTCCGCGCAAACCAACGTCAACGACACATCCAATCTTCAGTAA
- a CDS encoding EscU/YscU/HrcU family type III secretion system export apparatus switch protein translates to MSEKTEKPTAKKLRDAREKGQVAKSQEINATVQIGVILLWLIATGPSLQQGLTDTITATLDAVNLPLHTAMNQITGRIALLMMHFIFTLAGILVVSITLIGMLQTGFLFAPGALKVSADKINPISNLKNMFSMRSLFDLVKMLFKVSVLGLTFAYLIKRYAASFAHLPQAPIVTGMAVCVQLAQWMWMILLAVTAVFSIADYAVQHRQTMKQLMMSREDIKQEYKNSEGNPEIKHRRREMHREVQSGSLAGKVAKSSVVVRNPTHIAVCLHYAAEETPLPMVLEYGRGARALHIVALAEAHGIPVVEHIPLARALIRYTQPGDYIPESLLEPVAQVLGMIQKQLAQQDEGEDDDAEA, encoded by the coding sequence ATGAGCGAAAAGACCGAAAAACCCACTGCGAAAAAGCTGCGTGACGCGCGCGAGAAAGGACAGGTCGCCAAGAGCCAAGAGATCAATGCCACCGTGCAGATCGGGGTGATCTTGCTGTGGCTCATCGCCACTGGACCGTCGCTGCAGCAAGGACTGACGGACACCATAACGGCCACCCTCGACGCCGTGAACCTGCCACTGCACACGGCCATGAACCAGATTACTGGCCGAATCGCCCTACTGATGATGCATTTCATCTTCACACTGGCTGGCATTCTGGTGGTGTCCATTACCCTGATAGGCATGTTGCAAACCGGCTTTCTGTTTGCACCGGGTGCATTGAAGGTATCCGCCGACAAAATCAATCCGATCAGCAACCTCAAGAACATGTTTTCCATGCGAAGCCTGTTCGATCTGGTCAAGATGCTTTTCAAGGTCAGCGTGCTTGGCCTTACCTTTGCCTACCTCATCAAGCGCTACGCTGCCTCCTTCGCTCACCTGCCACAAGCGCCGATCGTCACTGGCATGGCGGTGTGCGTGCAATTGGCGCAATGGATGTGGATGATACTGCTTGCCGTGACGGCGGTGTTCTCCATCGCCGACTACGCCGTGCAGCATCGCCAGACGATGAAGCAGTTGATGATGTCGCGCGAGGATATCAAGCAGGAGTACAAGAATTCCGAAGGCAACCCGGAAATCAAGCACCGCCGCCGCGAAATGCATAGGGAGGTGCAGAGCGGAAGCCTTGCCGGCAAAGTGGCCAAATCGTCGGTGGTGGTGCGCAATCCCACGCATATAGCCGTCTGTCTGCACTATGCCGCGGAAGAAACACCTTTGCCGATGGTCTTGGAGTACGGACGCGGTGCTCGCGCGCTGCATATTGTGGCCCTGGCCGAAGCCCATGGCATTCCGGTCGTTGAGCATATCCCGCTTGCCCGCGCTCTTATCCGTTATACCCAGCCTGGCGACTATATACCGGAATCCTTGCTCGAACCGGTCGCGCAAGTGCTGGGCATGATCCAGAAACAACTAGCGCAGCAAGACGAAGGCGAAGACGACGATGCTGAAGCTTAG
- the sctT gene encoding type III secretion system export apparatus subunit SctT produces the protein MMRPLGAMLLVPAFSSSTLGGTLARNALALVATIPVLPLLATMDIPNPMVSSGAYIMILTRELGIGVLLGFSAAIPFWAVDAAGFALDTLRGASMAGVLNPLLGGQSSPLGALFSHLTIVMFFLLGGFHALLSALYQSYVQLPPGAGWHWSKQFVPFLSSEWQTLYTLALGFAMPALVMIVLVDLALGLINRSVSQLNVFLLSMPIKSAVTVLMLIIGMQFGFSNITHRLAHFDGGIIRFLEPSR, from the coding sequence ATGATGCGCCCACTCGGCGCCATGTTGCTGGTACCCGCGTTTTCTTCGTCCACGCTCGGAGGAACGCTGGCACGCAACGCCTTGGCACTCGTCGCCACCATTCCGGTGCTGCCCTTGTTGGCGACGATGGATATCCCCAACCCGATGGTTTCCAGCGGGGCCTACATCATGATCTTGACGCGCGAGCTAGGCATCGGCGTACTGCTCGGCTTTTCGGCAGCCATCCCGTTCTGGGCCGTCGACGCCGCGGGTTTCGCACTGGACACCCTGCGTGGCGCCTCGATGGCAGGCGTGCTCAATCCGCTACTCGGCGGACAATCGTCGCCGCTGGGTGCGCTGTTTTCGCATCTTACGATCGTCATGTTCTTCCTGTTAGGCGGCTTTCATGCGCTGCTGAGCGCGCTGTACCAATCCTATGTGCAGTTACCGCCCGGTGCGGGCTGGCATTGGAGCAAACAATTCGTGCCGTTCCTGTCCAGTGAGTGGCAGACGCTCTACACCCTGGCGCTGGGCTTCGCCATGCCAGCGCTAGTGATGATCGTACTGGTGGACCTTGCGCTAGGTCTGATCAATCGTTCCGTGTCGCAGCTCAACGTGTTTTTACTGTCGATGCCGATCAAGAGCGCGGTCACCGTGCTGATGCTGATCATCGGCATGCAGTTCGGCTTTTCCAACATTACCCATCGGCTGGCGCATTTCGACGGCGGCATCATACGCTTTTTAGAGCCCAGCCGATGA
- the sctS gene encoding type III secretion system export apparatus subunit SctS, giving the protein MGEALIIHLASELLWLVLLLSLPIVVVASVVGLLVSLVQALTQVQDQTVPFLLKLVAACITLVATYHWMGGMLLRYTNQSFDLISQMGS; this is encoded by the coding sequence ATGGGCGAGGCTCTCATCATCCATCTTGCCAGCGAGCTGTTGTGGCTGGTGCTGCTGTTGTCGCTGCCGATCGTGGTGGTCGCATCGGTCGTTGGTCTGCTGGTCAGCCTAGTACAGGCGTTGACCCAGGTGCAGGATCAGACCGTGCCGTTCCTGCTCAAGCTGGTAGCCGCATGTATCACGCTGGTTGCGACTTATCACTGGATGGGCGGTATGTTGCTTCGCTACACGAACCAAAGCTTCGACCTTATTTCGCAGATGGGCAGCTGA